The genomic stretch GAACAATCGACAGGGACGACCCTTATAGAGTTTGATCCATGGACCAGGTGACAAGGCTGGCATCGCAGCGTGCAGTGGTGATCTTCAGCACGAGCACCTGCTGCATGTGCCACACTGTGACGCAGCTCTTCCGCGAGCTCGGGGTGAACACGATGGTGGTGGAGCTGGACAAGGAGCCGCGGGGAAAGGAGATGGAAAAGGGGCTGGCGAGGCTACTGGGCCGCAGTGCAGGTGTCCCAGCGGTGTTCATCGGTGGCAGGCTCGTCGGCTCCACGGACAAGGTCATGTCGCTCCACCTCAGCGGCAACCTCGTCCCTCTGCTGCGCAATGCGGGGGCACTCTGGGTCTAGCTAGCTGCTTGTATTATGCTCTCAGAGAGAGTCGATCAGCTACTCGATCAGCTAGCTGACAATTAATATATAAGTCATAGTTCTATCGATAATACTCTGGGAGTATTAACTATGTCGCGGCAAGGGGCTTCAGTATTTTGTAAGCGTACCTGATAATGTGTGAGGAGAGTGTTACCTGCAGTTACCTCCCCGAAAAATGCACGGGCCATAGTCCATATAGGCATACATGCATGTGATGTGACAAATGGAAGAGCTTCATTGTCAGTGCTATTGCTATGCcttgtttattttgtttttgatcGGGTGTTTAACCCATTTTTTACTAAGagaaaatttgaaaaaatttcAATAGTGTTTCCATTCTTGCTAGCGAGACACTAGAGAACAAATCCATTAAAATGTACGATACGACCACAGTGTGGACCAACTAATTAAGGTGGCTAAACCTTATCTACGCATCGGTCACAGGCCACACTCTTCGTACCCCGCCTAATCGGAAAGAGCACATCCATGGCCTCCCTCGTTATGGGCGAAAGCGGCAAAAGCGAAGGCATGTTGAAACTATTCAAAGGATGCCTCATCAGACACTTCTGTCAATGTTTTGAGGCCTAGTCTCTTCATCATAACTTTCCTCGCCTAGTCGCCTGAGCTTCTAATGTTTTGGCTCCCTAAAACTTACTCTTGGCCGCTAGATGAACATTGTGCTTGGGCACAAAATATCATTTGCAA from Sorghum bicolor cultivar BTx623 chromosome 3, Sorghum_bicolor_NCBIv3, whole genome shotgun sequence encodes the following:
- the LOC8086360 gene encoding glutaredoxin-C1, which produces MDQVTRLASQRAVVIFSTSTCCMCHTVTQLFRELGVNTMVVELDKEPRGKEMEKGLARLLGRSAGVPAVFIGGRLVGSTDKVMSLHLSGNLVPLLRNAGALWV